Proteins from a genomic interval of Eschrichtius robustus isolate mEscRob2 chromosome 9, mEscRob2.pri, whole genome shotgun sequence:
- the C9H6orf120 gene encoding UPF0669 protein C6orf120 homolog, whose protein sequence is MAAPWKSALLLLLASQAVSSVNASDEEEVPEEWVLLHVVQGQIGAGNYSYLRLNHEGKIVLKMQSLKGDADLYVSDSTLHPSFDEYDLQSVTCGQDVVFIPAHFQRPVGIGIYGHPSHHESEFEMKVYYDTTVEQHPFCETAYSDGTDTSRKQASAPEDASQEEQSVLWTILISILKLVLEILF, encoded by the coding sequence ATGGCGGCTCCGTGGAAGAGCgcgctgctgctgcttctggcaTCTCAGGCTGTCTCCTCGGTGAACGCCTCTGACGAGGAGGAAGTTCCAGAAGAATGGGTCCTTCTGCACGTTGTTCAGGGTCAGATAGGAGCTGGGAATTACAGCTATTTGAGGTTAAATCATGAGGGAAAGATAGTTCTTAAGATGCAGAGCTTGAAAGGTGATGCGGACCTGTATGTATCCGATAGCACCCTCCACCCGAGCTTTGACGAGTACGACTTACAGTCTGTCACTTGCGGCCAGGACGTGGTTTTCATACCAGCGCACTTCCAGCGCCCCGTGGGAATAGGCATCTATGGACACCCGTCTCACCACGAGAGTGAATTTGAAATGAAAGTGTATTATGATACGACGGTCGAACAGCACCCGTTTTGTGAGACTGCTTATTCAGACGGTACAGACACGAGTCGCAAGCAGGCTTCTGCTCCAGAAGATGCATCTCAAGAAGAGCAATCTGTCCTTTGGACGATATTAATTAGTATTTTGAAATTGGTACTTGAAATTCTTTTTTGA